The following coding sequences are from one uncultured Cohaesibacter sp. window:
- a CDS encoding LysR family transcriptional regulator has protein sequence MIKLIHEYRSVTEAARMLGVTQSSVSHSLDRLRNLLGDPLFLKVGRTMVPTERVETMIGDIDVVLGGIESLYSQAVFDPANSKDRFSIVCNDYEHDLLVPAIFERLKQEAPHCSLKTYQLNLAVPDPLEKGFTDLELCPYAPEDSTDLVVSKLCSDRMITYYDPTMRDAPTCLEDFVKAEHAILSWDTNESTTVDKALANKGLTRNVSYLGPTFSSVAMVIRGTTMLATAPSRLADSIFRELSWVNTPLQLEPSEFFMVWHIRNRHSPRHKWFREMIKTVARELPETSEACKKALLRIEKEATATQALKAQEETGPQPAISPHPADSTSSLAEA, from the coding sequence ATGATCAAGCTAATTCACGAGTATCGCTCCGTAACCGAAGCGGCCAGAATGCTTGGCGTGACGCAATCCTCTGTCAGCCATTCGCTTGACAGATTGCGCAATCTATTGGGAGACCCGCTCTTCCTTAAGGTGGGGCGCACTATGGTGCCGACCGAGCGTGTGGAAACCATGATCGGGGACATTGACGTCGTATTGGGCGGTATCGAATCCCTTTACAGCCAAGCTGTATTTGACCCGGCAAATTCGAAAGACCGTTTTTCAATTGTCTGCAACGACTATGAGCATGATTTGCTGGTGCCCGCGATTTTCGAGCGGCTCAAGCAAGAGGCGCCCCATTGCTCGCTGAAAACCTATCAATTGAATCTGGCAGTACCGGACCCTCTTGAAAAAGGCTTTACCGATCTGGAACTGTGCCCCTATGCGCCAGAGGATTCCACAGATCTGGTGGTAAGCAAGCTCTGCAGTGATCGGATGATCACCTATTATGATCCAACCATGCGAGATGCGCCCACATGCCTTGAGGATTTCGTGAAGGCAGAACATGCAATTCTGTCTTGGGACACCAACGAAAGCACGACCGTCGACAAAGCTCTGGCGAACAAGGGTCTCACAAGGAACGTATCCTATCTGGGGCCAACCTTTTCTTCGGTTGCCATGGTTATTCGCGGCACAACGATGCTGGCAACAGCTCCGTCCCGCCTGGCCGATTCGATTTTCCGCGAATTGTCCTGGGTTAATACTCCGCTGCAACTGGAGCCGAGTGAGTTTTTCATGGTCTGGCACATTCGCAACCGCCATTCACCACGGCACAAATGGTTCCGCGAGATGATCAAGACCGTGGCAAGAGAGTTGCCAGAAACAAGCGAAGCCTGCAAGAAGGCACTGCTGCGGATAGAGAAAGAAGCCACAGCAACCCAAGCCCTCAAGGCACAAGAAGAGACTGGACCCCAACCGGCTATATCGCCGCATCCGGCAGATAGCACCAGCTCCTTGGCGGAAGCCTGA
- a CDS encoding GNAT family N-acetyltransferase, producing the protein MQQQVSIQPATKADFAAIAHLQAESYACAYRSSLPPYYIKDRLHADVLDSWMRCKLAKRDIVLVAKQPETNILVGFISVWCRPQPFIDNLHCHPSCTGQGIGTQLLRAAFQKLLAQGEDSVSLSVLVSNDRARKLYLRLGAQIHKRQREKLFGHPVEVEILTWHALNCQKMAI; encoded by the coding sequence ATGCAGCAACAGGTATCCATTCAGCCAGCAACAAAGGCCGACTTTGCAGCCATAGCTCATCTGCAGGCGGAGAGCTATGCTTGCGCATACCGCTCCAGCTTGCCCCCTTACTATATTAAAGACAGACTGCATGCTGATGTGCTGGACAGCTGGATGCGTTGCAAGTTGGCAAAGCGGGATATTGTTTTGGTGGCAAAGCAGCCGGAAACGAACATTCTGGTCGGCTTCATTTCCGTGTGGTGCCGTCCTCAGCCATTCATCGACAATTTGCATTGTCATCCCTCTTGCACAGGACAAGGAATTGGCACCCAATTGTTACGCGCAGCTTTCCAAAAGCTGCTCGCGCAGGGGGAAGATTCAGTATCTCTCTCCGTTCTCGTTTCAAACGACAGAGCTCGCAAGCTCTACCTGCGACTTGGAGCCCAAATCCACAAACGACAGCGGGAAAAGCTCTTTGGTCACCCTGTTGAGGTGGAGATTCTGACGTGGCACGCGCTTAATTGCCAGAAAATGGCAATTTGA
- a CDS encoding EAL domain-containing protein, with the protein MACKLWRAKSFEELTARNLSADISSSVAERLKHYQEVLSEPNHVFRELWTLYPEGTPTAYRVQISGHKLPDGRMGLRFEANADTQCMPEQVRSAEALNHIPICISLFDMDGHSVYKNPAAIETYGKDAEELAGQFAKRSDYSKFLKGIHDGRSISKICEVITKHGKRWHEITGVCCYDGLTGQSAFILTESDVTELKEKENRVRYFAHYDMLTGLHNRNFVNSHYPEIIDSALCENERLVFMVVGLDHFKSINETLGHPVGDALLKHVALQLQQSLGENEHIARLGGDVFVIVKPYASSAELDKCCQSILDSINAECNVGDHILSANASIGLVMFPEHGTDIQTLLRHCDLALHDAKDAGRNTYRYYRPALQHAALAQRALEKDLARAVENKEFRLFYQPRVDCMTQKVVSAEALMRWQHPDRGMIFPGEFIGALEDTGLIHKVGDWIIDQAGRDQRLLTQKGYCFPISINISPKQFERSDFVNRLKAGLERTSCPSKYIEIEITESMLMGVGFDAKSILVDLCRAGFSIAVDDFGTGYSNLAYIQDYPISSLKIDRSFVNMIEEQSSVINLILSLCRLIGVTAVAEGVETIDQLAWLRMNHCDQYQGYLYSRPISLDNLISLLTTNNQHAEYQQHQDNFDLEVIWA; encoded by the coding sequence ATGGCTTGCAAACTTTGGCGTGCCAAGTCCTTTGAAGAATTAACAGCCAGAAACTTGAGCGCTGACATCAGCAGCTCGGTTGCAGAACGCCTCAAGCACTATCAGGAAGTTTTGAGCGAACCAAACCACGTTTTCCGTGAGCTTTGGACACTTTATCCTGAGGGCACGCCAACAGCCTATAGAGTTCAGATTTCCGGTCACAAGCTGCCAGATGGCAGGATGGGCTTGCGCTTTGAAGCCAATGCAGACACCCAATGCATGCCCGAACAGGTGAGAAGTGCCGAAGCACTCAACCATATTCCCATTTGTATTTCCCTGTTCGATATGGACGGGCATTCCGTATACAAGAATCCCGCTGCGATCGAGACATATGGCAAAGATGCTGAAGAATTGGCAGGCCAGTTCGCCAAGCGGTCTGACTATAGCAAGTTCCTCAAGGGAATTCATGATGGCCGTTCGATCTCGAAAATCTGCGAAGTTATTACCAAGCATGGCAAGCGGTGGCACGAGATAACTGGCGTCTGCTGCTATGATGGCCTGACGGGACAATCAGCCTTCATTCTGACTGAGTCTGACGTTACCGAGCTGAAGGAAAAAGAGAACCGCGTTCGTTACTTTGCGCATTATGACATGCTCACCGGACTGCATAACCGCAATTTCGTCAATTCTCACTATCCCGAGATAATCGACTCGGCCCTGTGTGAGAATGAACGACTGGTGTTCATGGTTGTTGGACTGGACCACTTCAAGTCTATCAATGAGACCTTGGGGCATCCGGTTGGCGATGCTTTGCTCAAACATGTTGCCCTCCAGCTTCAGCAATCGCTCGGTGAAAACGAGCATATTGCCCGGCTCGGCGGCGACGTATTTGTAATCGTCAAACCATATGCATCAAGTGCGGAGCTGGATAAATGCTGCCAGAGCATTCTTGATTCCATCAATGCCGAATGCAATGTCGGTGACCACATTCTTTCAGCAAACGCCAGCATTGGCCTTGTGATGTTCCCGGAGCATGGCACAGACATCCAGACACTTCTGCGTCATTGCGATCTGGCTCTGCATGATGCCAAAGATGCGGGCAGGAACACATATCGTTATTATCGTCCGGCTTTGCAGCATGCCGCGTTGGCTCAACGTGCGCTGGAGAAAGACTTGGCACGTGCCGTTGAAAATAAGGAATTCAGGCTATTCTACCAGCCCCGCGTCGACTGCATGACCCAAAAAGTAGTGAGTGCAGAGGCGCTCATGCGCTGGCAACATCCTGATCGTGGCATGATTTTCCCTGGAGAATTTATTGGTGCGCTGGAAGATACCGGCCTCATCCACAAAGTGGGTGACTGGATCATTGACCAAGCCGGCAGGGACCAGCGTCTTCTGACACAAAAGGGTTATTGCTTTCCCATTTCCATCAATATTTCGCCCAAGCAGTTTGAGCGGAGCGATTTTGTCAATCGCCTGAAAGCCGGGCTTGAAAGAACATCTTGCCCGTCAAAATATATTGAGATTGAAATCACCGAGAGCATGCTCATGGGCGTGGGCTTCGATGCCAAGTCGATTTTGGTCGATCTGTGCCGTGCGGGCTTTTCCATTGCTGTTGACGATTTTGGAACGGGCTACTCCAACCTCGCCTATATTCAGGACTATCCGATATCGAGCCTCAAGATTGACCGTTCTTTCGTCAATATGATTGAAGAGCAAAGCTCGGTTATCAATCTGATATTGTCTCTATGTCGTCTGATCGGTGTTACGGCCGTTGCCGAGGGGGTAGAAACCATTGACCAGCTTGCTTGGCTGCGCATGAATCATTGCGACCAATATCAGGGCTATCTCTATTCACGCCCTATTTCGCTCGACAATCTGATTTCGCTGCTTACCACCAACAACCAACATGCCGAGTATCAGCAACATCAAGACAACTTCGACTTGGAAGTCATATGGGCTTAA
- a CDS encoding LuxR family transcriptional regulator, giving the protein MVVSSDTHSKLRETLFSQINDAETVEDAVYVIRDGYGLGHVTYHLAQTIMGKVKVDSPFVRTTYPADWVAHYLVRSYVTVDPVVKEGLLRSLPFDWSELEPSDKALTMMGEFREFGMGEFGYSIPITDKVGRRALFSVNSLPGEKNWTKIQKSYRQDWMELAYVLHKKALIELFGEKDPVPLLSPREQETLHWSAQGKDYKEIALIINISEHTVRTYMRSARYKLNCSNMPQAVAKAIKLHLIEG; this is encoded by the coding sequence ATGGTCGTTTCATCAGACACACATAGCAAGCTACGAGAAACGCTATTCAGCCAGATCAACGATGCTGAAACTGTGGAGGATGCCGTTTATGTCATTCGCGATGGCTATGGTCTTGGCCATGTGACCTACCATCTGGCACAGACGATCATGGGCAAAGTGAAGGTCGATTCTCCTTTTGTGCGCACCACCTACCCTGCGGACTGGGTGGCTCACTATCTGGTCAGAAGCTACGTAACGGTTGATCCTGTTGTCAAAGAGGGACTCCTTAGGAGCTTGCCATTTGACTGGTCCGAACTGGAACCATCTGACAAGGCGCTCACGATGATGGGTGAGTTTCGAGAATTTGGAATGGGAGAGTTCGGCTATTCGATTCCCATAACAGACAAAGTTGGGCGCCGTGCCCTGTTTTCGGTCAACTCCCTACCGGGTGAGAAGAATTGGACCAAAATCCAGAAATCCTATCGTCAGGATTGGATGGAACTTGCCTACGTGCTTCATAAAAAAGCACTTATCGAGTTGTTTGGAGAGAAGGACCCAGTACCTCTTCTGAGCCCGAGAGAGCAAGAAACCCTGCACTGGTCCGCACAAGGCAAAGACTATAAAGAGATTGCCCTGATCATCAATATTTCAGAGCACACTGTGCGCACATATATGCGCTCGGCTCGTTACAAGCTCAATTGCTCCAATATGCCACAAGCCGTAGCAAAGGCGATCAAGTTGCATCTCATCGAGGGGTGA
- a CDS encoding acyl-homoserine-lactone synthase codes for MFVTLQAHEYHKFPDLMDRMFRLRKEVFADQLGWDVSVEGDYERDRYDQHMPAYLIWCDSKKTRLYGSMRLMPTTGPTLLYDVFRSTFPNHVSLSAPGVWEGTRMCIDQKALTEDFHNMDPGRAFSLLFLALCECALEHGIHTMVSNYEPQMKLIYRRAGVEVDELGRADGYGKRPVCCGVFEVSKQILTNMRTKLGVSSTLYHKNGLNEAPIEVAA; via the coding sequence ATGTTTGTAACACTTCAAGCACACGAATATCATAAATTTCCAGATTTGATGGATCGCATGTTTAGACTGCGCAAAGAGGTGTTTGCCGATCAACTCGGATGGGATGTTTCTGTCGAAGGTGACTACGAGCGCGATAGATATGATCAGCACATGCCAGCCTATCTGATCTGGTGCGACAGCAAGAAGACCAGGCTCTACGGCTCCATGCGCCTCATGCCGACAACTGGTCCGACTTTGCTCTATGACGTTTTCCGAAGCACTTTTCCCAATCATGTCTCGCTTTCGGCGCCCGGCGTGTGGGAGGGAACGCGCATGTGCATCGACCAAAAGGCTTTGACTGAAGACTTCCACAATATGGACCCAGGCCGCGCATTCAGCCTGCTCTTTCTGGCGCTGTGCGAATGTGCGTTGGAACATGGCATTCACACGATGGTTTCCAATTACGAACCTCAAATGAAGCTCATTTACCGCAGAGCCGGAGTCGAGGTGGACGAATTGGGACGTGCAGACGGATATGGGAAACGGCCCGTATGCTGTGGTGTTTTTGAAGTCTCAAAGCAAATTTTGACCAACATGCGGACAAAACTTGGTGTTTCATCTACGCTTTATCACAAAAACGGCCTCAATGAAGCACCTATAGAGGTAGCAGCATAA
- a CDS encoding ABC transporter substrate-binding protein, which translates to MKIKTIILAGLMAATSLSVANAADLRMSWWGGNSRHEATQKALKYCGEKLGHAIAPEFTSWNGHLAKITVQLAGGTEADIMQINWPWLPLFTKDGTGFADLNDYKDIIDLSQWADSELESASVKGHLQGLPLSITGRVPWFNKTTFDKAGLPLPKSWDDLIAAAKVFQEKLGEDYYPYEATGLTSHGLDARGLIRAYIVQKKGVTMIDPDTLALNFTKEDFVEGLNLYKKFSDEKVIVPWKTVAAAGANVPLHEDPKWADGRIAGTYQWDTTYHKIADPMKEGQELVPAPILKNADATNDGVFRKPSMLFSISKNSKNPKAAAEVVNCLLNDEGAADILGTTRGIPASKVSFKHLMDKGAIEPVLLKAHNLVLEATGPAISAYFDYPKVEEAFGDTIEMFAYGEMTAEEAAEEIVNGINEALEKERK; encoded by the coding sequence GTGAAAATTAAGACTATTATTCTGGCCGGTTTGATGGCCGCTACCAGCCTTTCCGTTGCCAATGCTGCAGATCTGCGCATGTCATGGTGGGGCGGCAACAGCCGTCACGAAGCCACCCAGAAAGCCCTCAAATATTGCGGTGAAAAACTGGGCCATGCGATTGCACCGGAATTCACCAGCTGGAACGGGCATCTTGCAAAAATCACAGTTCAGCTTGCTGGCGGCACCGAAGCCGACATCATGCAGATCAACTGGCCTTGGCTGCCATTGTTCACCAAAGACGGCACCGGTTTTGCCGATCTGAATGACTATAAAGACATTATCGACCTGAGCCAGTGGGCTGACAGCGAACTGGAATCCGCATCCGTCAAGGGTCATCTGCAGGGCCTGCCGCTTTCCATCACCGGTCGCGTGCCTTGGTTCAACAAGACCACCTTCGACAAGGCCGGGCTGCCTCTGCCGAAATCCTGGGATGATCTGATTGCGGCTGCAAAAGTCTTCCAGGAAAAACTCGGTGAAGATTACTATCCATATGAAGCAACCGGCCTCACCTCTCATGGCCTCGACGCTCGCGGTCTGATCCGTGCCTATATCGTTCAGAAAAAAGGCGTCACGATGATCGATCCTGACACCTTGGCTCTGAACTTCACCAAGGAAGACTTTGTTGAAGGTCTGAATCTCTACAAGAAATTCTCCGACGAAAAAGTCATCGTGCCTTGGAAGACCGTTGCTGCTGCCGGTGCTAACGTTCCGCTTCACGAAGATCCGAAATGGGCCGACGGCCGCATCGCCGGTACCTATCAGTGGGATACCACCTATCACAAGATTGCCGATCCTATGAAGGAAGGTCAGGAACTGGTTCCTGCTCCGATCCTGAAGAATGCTGACGCAACCAATGACGGCGTATTCCGTAAACCTTCCATGCTGTTCTCGATCTCCAAGAATTCGAAGAATCCGAAAGCAGCTGCTGAAGTCGTCAACTGCCTGCTTAATGATGAAGGCGCAGCCGACATCCTCGGCACCACCCGCGGTATCCCGGCTTCCAAGGTTTCCTTCAAGCATCTGATGGACAAAGGCGCTATCGAGCCGGTCCTGCTGAAAGCCCACAATCTGGTTCTGGAAGCCACCGGTCCTGCCATTTCCGCATATTTCGACTATCCGAAGGTAGAAGAAGCCTTTGGTGATACCATCGAAATGTTTGCTTATGGCGAAATGACCGCTGAAGAAGCTGCAGAAGAGATCGTTAACGGCATCAACGAAGCTCTTGAAAAAGAGAGAAAATAG